The Macaca thibetana thibetana isolate TM-01 chromosome 19, ASM2454274v1, whole genome shotgun sequence genome has a segment encoding these proteins:
- the LOC126942688 gene encoding 3-galactosyl-N-acetylglucosaminide 4-alpha-L-fucosyltransferase FUT3-like isoform X1, with the protein MDPLGPAKPQWPWRRCLAGLLFQLLVAVCFFSYLRVSRDDATGFPRPGFMAVEPVTRAPSGSSRQDTTPTHPTLLILLWTWPFHIPVALSRCSEMVPGMADCHITADRKVYPQADAVIVHHRDIMYNPSADLPPHTRPQGQRWIWFSMESPSHCWHLQALDGYFNLTMSYRSDSDIFTPYGWLEPWSGQPAHPPLNLSAKTELVAWTVSNWKPDSARVRYYQSLQAHLKVDVYGKSHKPLPRGTMMETLSRYKFYLAFENSLHPDYITEKLWRNALEAWAVPVVLGPSRSNYERFLPPDAFIHVDDFQSPKDLARYLQELDKDHARYLSYFRWRETLRPRFSSWALDFCKACWKLQEESRYQTVRSIATWFT; encoded by the coding sequence ATGGATCCCCTGGGCCCAGCCAAGCCACAATGGCCGTGGCGCCGCTGTCTGGCCGGGCTGCTGTTTCAGTTGCTGGTGGCTGTGTGTTTCTTCTCCTACCTGCGTGTGTCCCGAGACGATGCCACTGGGTTCCCTAGGCCAGGGTTCATGGCCGTGGAACCTGTCACCCGGGCTCCCAGTGGGTCCTCCCGACAGGACAccactcccacccaccccaccctcctgatccTGCTGTGGACGTGGCCTTTCCACATCCCCGTGGCTCTGTCCCGCTGTTCAGAGATGGTGCCTGGCATGGCCGACTGCCATATTACTGCCGACCGCAAGGTGTACCCACAGGCAGACGCGGTCATCGTGCACCACCGGGATATCATGTACAATCCCAGTGCCGACCTCCCGCCCCACACCAGGCCGCAGGGGCAGCGCTGGATCTGGTTCAGCATGGAGTCTCCAAGCCACTGCTGGCACCTGCAAGCCCTGGACGGATACTTCAATCTCACCATGTCCTACCGCAGCGACTCCGACATCTTCACGCCCTACGGCTGGCTGGAGCCGTGGTCCGGCCAGCCTGCCCACCCACCGCTCAACCTCTCGGCCAAGACCGAATTGGTGGCCTGGACGGTGTCCAACTGGAAGCCGGACTCGGCCAGGGTGCGCTACTACCAGAGCCTGCAGGCCCATCTCAAGGTGGATGTGTACGGGAAATCCCACAAGCCCCTGCCCAGGGGGACCATGATGGAGACGCTGTCCCGGTACAAGTTCTACCTGGCCTTCGAGAACTCCTTGCACCCGGACTACATCACCGAGAAGCTGTGGAGGAACGCCCTGGAGGCCTGGGCCGTGCCCGTGGTGCTGGGGCCCAGCAGAAGCAACTACGAGAGGTTCCTGCCGCCCGACGCCTTCATCCACGTGGACGACTTCCAGAGCCCCAAGGACCTGGCCCGATACCTGCAGGAGCTGGACAAGGACCACGCCCGCTACCTGAGCTACTTCCGCTGGCGGGAGACGCTGCGGCCTCGCTTCTCCAGCTGGGCACTGGATTTCTGCAAGGCCTGCTGGAAACTGCAGGAGGAATCCAGGTACCAGACGGTGCGCAGCATAGCAACTTGGTTCACCTGA
- the LOC126942688 gene encoding 3-galactosyl-N-acetylglucosaminide 4-alpha-L-fucosyltransferase FUT3-like isoform X2 — translation MDPLGPAKPQWPWRRCLAGLLFQLLVAVCFFSYLRVSRDDATGFPSGSSRQDTTPTHPTLLILLWTWPFHIPVALSRCSEMVPGMADCHITADRKVYPQADAVIVHHRDIMYNPSADLPPHTRPQGQRWIWFSMESPSHCWHLQALDGYFNLTMSYRSDSDIFTPYGWLEPWSGQPAHPPLNLSAKTELVAWTVSNWKPDSARVRYYQSLQAHLKVDVYGKSHKPLPRGTMMETLSRYKFYLAFENSLHPDYITEKLWRNALEAWAVPVVLGPSRSNYERFLPPDAFIHVDDFQSPKDLARYLQELDKDHARYLSYFRWRETLRPRFSSWALDFCKACWKLQEESRYQTVRSIATWFT, via the exons ATGGATCCCCTGGGCCCAGCCAAGCCACAATGGCCGTGGCGCCGCTGTCTGGCCGGGCTGCTGTTTCAGTTGCTGGTGGCTGTGTGTTTCTTCTCCTACCTGCGTGTGTCCCGAGACGATGCCACTGGGTTCCCTAG TGGGTCCTCCCGACAGGACAccactcccacccaccccaccctcctgatccTGCTGTGGACGTGGCCTTTCCACATCCCCGTGGCTCTGTCCCGCTGTTCAGAGATGGTGCCTGGCATGGCCGACTGCCATATTACTGCCGACCGCAAGGTGTACCCACAGGCAGACGCGGTCATCGTGCACCACCGGGATATCATGTACAATCCCAGTGCCGACCTCCCGCCCCACACCAGGCCGCAGGGGCAGCGCTGGATCTGGTTCAGCATGGAGTCTCCAAGCCACTGCTGGCACCTGCAAGCCCTGGACGGATACTTCAATCTCACCATGTCCTACCGCAGCGACTCCGACATCTTCACGCCCTACGGCTGGCTGGAGCCGTGGTCCGGCCAGCCTGCCCACCCACCGCTCAACCTCTCGGCCAAGACCGAATTGGTGGCCTGGACGGTGTCCAACTGGAAGCCGGACTCGGCCAGGGTGCGCTACTACCAGAGCCTGCAGGCCCATCTCAAGGTGGATGTGTACGGGAAATCCCACAAGCCCCTGCCCAGGGGGACCATGATGGAGACGCTGTCCCGGTACAAGTTCTACCTGGCCTTCGAGAACTCCTTGCACCCGGACTACATCACCGAGAAGCTGTGGAGGAACGCCCTGGAGGCCTGGGCCGTGCCCGTGGTGCTGGGGCCCAGCAGAAGCAACTACGAGAGGTTCCTGCCGCCCGACGCCTTCATCCACGTGGACGACTTCCAGAGCCCCAAGGACCTGGCCCGATACCTGCAGGAGCTGGACAAGGACCACGCCCGCTACCTGAGCTACTTCCGCTGGCGGGAGACGCTGCGGCCTCGCTTCTCCAGCTGGGCACTGGATTTCTGCAAGGCCTGCTGGAAACTGCAGGAGGAATCCAGGTACCAGACGGTGCGCAGCATAGCAACTTGGTTCACCTGA